One region of Pagrus major chromosome 5, Pma_NU_1.0 genomic DNA includes:
- the c5h5orf34 gene encoding uncharacterized protein C5orf34 homolog has protein sequence MPFEGLTMETSASGSLMIMYEDESVDVRYGNGAQLQLSPCGCEFMLVKPTDPSGHPLQPTERVKQRTRFTISTYKELLVAALAFRNKHASRPYLPEELIPAECKKPFFSIDSDVQWPEWSSGDAELGPGGETIVRSEEGRAALMLSPSGEEFSVEFMCSLSRTQNPHHSTQGFRRDSDSSPGNLICQTTNEETKEVHQGRRSRRNESVRSRSSSPRITSTTQPKPEEMFQSTAVVQHHSCCTVAPIWCYPLSLARQLWTARISEPEDVGAEGASALTQALSRINMSDTSTGERKSHLPQALPLTCSSPHRHRWKVKDPLAQTEHSDRDLPTELVKVMWCQGVTYRILSGTVSVVEVSPGDGSVIRSNGVLNTYFTHHKPELLSGQVKEVTYHLNNLPPDVPGQLYSICSIVCRASRILSCYNDAKQSLKLSSTPSCLEGVKEDRHFYKPAMIEENLSNPLSVVQHVNVTQRVESRSNLVAAELEKIKRFNFLLENNHLIRSEKRCAEQETSSAEEVTHEAVDENYITEALQRTSKAIEDIDALISAAALT, from the exons ATGCCATTTGAAGGTTTAACGATGGAAACCAGCGCCAGTGGCAGTTTGATGATCATGTATGAGGATGAGTCGGTGGATGTTCGTTACGGAAACGGAGCCCAGTTGCAGCTGTCGCCGTGTGGATGTGAATTCATGCTGGTAAAACCCACAGACCCCTCCGGACATCCTCTTCAACCCACAGAGAGAGTCAAACAGAGGACAAGATTCACCATCAGCACTTATAAG GAGTTATTGGTGGCTGCGTTGGCATTTAGGAATAAACATGCAAGTCGACCATATCTGCCAGAGGAACTCATCCCCGCTGAGTGCAAGAAG CCTTTTTTCAGCATTGACTCAGACGTGCAGTGGCCTGAGTGGTCTTCCGGTGATGCTGAGCTCGGACCCGGAGGCGAGACCATCGTCAGGTCGGAGGAGGGCCGGGCTGCGTTGATGCTGTCGCCCTCGGGTGAAGAATTCTCTGTCGAGTTCATGTGTAGCCTCAGTCGGACTCAGAATCCGCACCACAGCACGCAGGGTTTCAGAAGAGACTCTGACAGCAGCCCAGGCAATCTGATCTGTCAGACCACTAATGAGGAGACCAAAGAGGTTCATCAGGGAAGACGAAGCAGAAGGAATGAGTCTGTTAGATCAAGGTCCAGCTCTCCTCGGATTACCAGCACTACTCAGCCAAAG CCAGAGGAGATGTTCCAATCCACTGCAGTGGTTCAACATCACTCCTGCTGCACTGTCGCTCCCATCTGGTGCTACCCTCTCTCCTTGGCTCGCCAACTCTGGACAGCTCGTATCTCTGAACCTGAAGATGTGGGAGCAGAGGGAGCCAGCGCTCTCACCCAGGCACTCAGCAGAATAAACATGTCAGACACATCCACTGGAGAGAGAAAGTCTCACCTTCCTCAGGCACTGCCTCTCACATGTTCATCACCTCACCGGCACAG GTGGAAGGTAAAAGACCCCCTGGCCCAAACAGAACATTCAGACCGAGATCTTCCAACAGAGCTGGTAAAAGTGATGTGGTGTCAAGGAGTCACCTACAG GATACTGAGTGGGACTGTCTCAGTCGTAGAGGTTTCCCCGGGAGATGGGTCGGTCATCCGATCGAACGGTGTCCTCAACACTTATTTTACCCATCACAAACCTGAGCTCCTGTCAGGGCAG GTTAAAGAGGTAACATATCATCTCAACAACCTTCCCCCTGACGTTCCCGGTCAGCTGTACTCCATATGCTCTATTGTATGTCGTGCAAGCAG GATCCTCTCTTGCTACAACGACGCTAAGCAATCATTGAAGCTCTCTTCCACACCTAGCTGCTTGGAAGGAGTCAAAGAA GATAGACATTTTTATAAACCAGCAATGATTGAAGAAAATCTGTCCAATCCTCTATCTGTTGTGCAGCATGTGAACGTTACACAGAGAGTAGAAAGTcg GTCAAATCTTGTAGCTGCAGAACTGGAGAAGATAAAACGATTCAACT TTCTGCTGGAGAACAACCACCTGATAAGAAGTGAGAAACGATGTGCAGAACAGGAGACTAGCTCTGCAGAGGAGGTGACTCATGAAGCAGTGGATGAGAACTACATCACTGAAGCTCTTCAGAGAACATCCAAAGCCATAGAGGACATTGATGCTCTCATATCTGCAGCCGCATTGACGTGA